A region of the Campylobacter subantarcticus LMG 24377 genome:
ATTGTGCATAAAAGAATTAAGCATAATTATTCTATTTATTTAAAAATGCAAAGAAAAGGTGTGGGGCTTGATGAAGTTTTAGACCTCTTAGGTGTAAGAATTTTGGTTGAAAAAGTTTATGATTGTTATTTGGCTTTGGGAATTTTACATACGCGTTTTAATCCTTTAATCTCAAGATTTAAAGACTATATAGCCTTGCCAAAACAAAATGGGTATCAAACTTTACACACAACGCTTTTTGATGCAAAAAATATTATAGAAGCTCAAATTCGCACCTTTGATATGCATAAAACTGCTGAATTTGGCGTAGCAGCGCACTGGAAATATAAAGAAGGAAATATAACAACACCAAATTTAGATTGGCTTGCAGATATTTCTATGCATGGAAAAGAAGATGGTAATGTTGTGCAAGATTGCGATGCTATTGAACTTTATGAATATGCAAAAGATAGTTTATATATAGAAGATATTGCAGTGTACTCTCCAAAGGGAGAAATTTTTACTTTACCGCGTGGAGCTACGGCTTTAGATTTTGCTTATGAGGTTCATACTAAAGTAGGGCTTCATGCTAAAACTGCTTTTGTAAATCGCATGAGAGTGCCACTTTTAACTGTACTCAAAAATGGAGATATAGTTAGTATTGAAACTTCAGAAGAAGAATTTTATAGATGTTCATGGATAGATAGTGTAAAAACAGGAAAGGCTAGAGCCAGCATAAGAGATTTTTGTAAGCAAAAGAAAAAAGAATTAAATAATAAAATCGCCATAAATCTTTTATCTACGGTATTTAACAAAGATTCTAAACTTATAGAAGAATGGCTTGAAAAAGAAAATTTTAATAAAAAACTTAGACAAATTGCTTTAGACTTTAATTATTTTAAGGATGTAATTATAGCTCTGAGAAAGTATATGGGGCAAAACCAAGCGGCTAAATTTGAGCAAAATGAGCAAAAATTTGAAAATATAGTAATTGGTTCTAATTATAAAATAACCACGATTAATTTTGATTATTGTTGTAGACCTAAAAGAGGAGATGAGATCATTGCTTTTAGACACTCAGCTGGAGCAACAATACACCATAAGCTTTGTGAACATGCAGTGAAAATGATAGAAAATAACAAAGAAATGATTTTTGTTTTTTGGAATGATAGTTCGATAAAAAGTTACAAAATTATTGTTTCAATAGAAAATAAAAAAGGCTCTTTAGCAGATTTTTTAACTACTTTAGCTAAAATGCAGATTAATGTTTTAAGTATTAATTCAGCCGATTCAGAACCTGTGGTGGCAAATTATTTTGAAGTGCAGGTTGAACTGCCTAATAATATGGATGTCGAAAGCGTAAAAGAAAGATTAAAGGCTAGATATAAAATTTTAGACTTTACATCTTTAAATGATGCATATAATAATCACTAAAAAAGGTTTTTTATGGATATTAACAAAATTATTAAAGAAATTAAAAGAGGAATTGTAGAAATTATTGATGAGGAAAGATTAGTTTCTTTGGTAAAGAATTACTATGAAAAAGGTGAAAACTTTTTTGTAAAAGCTGGTTTTGATCCAACAGCGGCTGATTTGCACTTAGGACACACAGTAGTTTTGAATAAGATGGCTTTGCTTCAAAAGCATGGTGCTATTGTTCAGTTTTTAATAGGCGATTTTACTGCGCAAATAGGCGATCCTACAGGAAAAAGCGCAACGAGAAAAAAACTTGACAAAGAAGAGGTATTAAAAAATGCTAAAACTTACGAAGAACAAGTTTTTAAAATTCTAGATCCTAGTAAAACTCAAATTCATTTTAATTCTACATGGTTAAATGAATTAGGCGCGAGTGGTATAGTGGAGTTAACTTCAACTTTTAGTGTTGCTAGAATGCTTGAAAGAGATGATTTTACTAAGCGTTTTAAAGAGCAAAGCTCTATATCAATTTGTGAGTTTTTGTATCCACTTTTGCAAGGTTATGATAGTGTAGCTTTAAAAAGTGACATAGAAATGGGTGGAACTGATCAAAAGTTTAATCTTTTGATGGGCAGGCAGCTTCAAAGGATGTATGGCTGTAAAAAAGAACAAGCAGTTGTGATGATGCCATTACTTGAAGGTCTTGATGGTGTAAACAAAATGAGTAAAAGCTTGGGAAATTATATCGGTGTGAGTGAAGATGCAAAAGATATGTATGCTAAAGTTTTAAGTATAAGTGATGAATTAATGTTTAGATATTATGAGCTTTTGAGTGAAAAAAGTTTAATGGAAATTTCGCAAATTAAAGAAGATATTAACAATGGTTTGTTGCATCCTAAAAAAGCTAAAGAAAACTTGGCTGTAGAAATTATTATGCGTTTTCACTCTAACGAATGTGCATTAAAAGCTAAAGAAGAATTTGATAAAGTTCATAGTGCAAAAGAGTTTCCTAGTG
Encoded here:
- a CDS encoding RelA/SpoT family protein; this translates as MKLINDELLLDKLVDDVKNCKNLQRAKEILFMVFPQSVVLEKAVDFCIQKHEGQFRKSGEPYAVHPILVASFVAFLSPVQSMIIAALLHDVLEDTKCNEEELSLNFGEEVTKLVQGLTKIVSIREDHLTRSNSNEKLAKSALTFRNMLLAGVEDVSVLVIKLCDRLHNMLTLNFLREDKQKRISEETLVVYAPIAHRLGISSIKNLLEDLSFKFLLPDEYAQIDNYINAKDQQIQLGFNEFITKIEMLFLENGFRQGSFIVHKRIKHNYSIYLKMQRKGVGLDEVLDLLGVRILVEKVYDCYLALGILHTRFNPLISRFKDYIALPKQNGYQTLHTTLFDAKNIIEAQIRTFDMHKTAEFGVAAHWKYKEGNITTPNLDWLADISMHGKEDGNVVQDCDAIELYEYAKDSLYIEDIAVYSPKGEIFTLPRGATALDFAYEVHTKVGLHAKTAFVNRMRVPLLTVLKNGDIVSIETSEEEFYRCSWIDSVKTGKARASIRDFCKQKKKELNNKIAINLLSTVFNKDSKLIEEWLEKENFNKKLRQIALDFNYFKDVIIALRKYMGQNQAAKFEQNEQKFENIVIGSNYKITTINFDYCCRPKRGDEIIAFRHSAGATIHHKLCEHAVKMIENNKEMIFVFWNDSSIKSYKIIVSIENKKGSLADFLTTLAKMQINVLSINSADSEPVVANYFEVQVELPNNMDVESVKERLKARYKILDFTSLNDAYNNH
- the tyrS gene encoding tyrosine--tRNA ligase, translating into MDINKIIKEIKRGIVEIIDEERLVSLVKNYYEKGENFFVKAGFDPTAADLHLGHTVVLNKMALLQKHGAIVQFLIGDFTAQIGDPTGKSATRKKLDKEEVLKNAKTYEEQVFKILDPSKTQIHFNSTWLNELGASGIVELTSTFSVARMLERDDFTKRFKEQSSISICEFLYPLLQGYDSVALKSDIEMGGTDQKFNLLMGRQLQRMYGCKKEQAVVMMPLLEGLDGVNKMSKSLGNYIGVSEDAKDMYAKVLSISDELMFRYYELLSEKSLMEISQIKEDINNGLLHPKKAKENLAVEIIMRFHSNECALKAKEEFDKVHSAKEFPSDMPSFTLDGRIWLAKAIVECKMESSTSAARRLINSNAVSINGEKVQDEQLQLENGEYVLQVGKRKFAKLKVV